One Paenibacillus sp. SYP-B4298 genomic window, GGAAGATTGGGAAGGTAGCACTGGTAATTGACCTGCGCGGCCGCGAGTTTTTTACAGCGCTGTCCGAGTCATTATCCTATATTCAGGATCATTATACCATTCAATGCGAAATCCTGTTCCTTGATGCCACAGACAGCGTATTGGTTCAACGCTACAAGGAAACACGGCGCCGTCATCCGCTCGCTCCGGAGGGACTGCCGCTGGAGGGCATCGCGCTCGAGCGCAGGTTATTGGAAGACCTGAAGGGCTGGGCGAATCAGGTGATCGATACGAGCAATATTAAGCCGGCACAACTGAAGGAACGGATAATTTCCCGTTTCTCCAACATGGACAAAAATGGCATATCAGTTAATGTCACCTCCTTTGGCTTCAAGTATGGTATGCCGATCGATGCAGATCTGATCTACGATGTCCGATTTCTGCCGAACCCGCACTATGTAGAGCATCTGCGTCCGAATACAGGCCAGAACCCGGATGTGTATGAATATGTGATGAAATGGCCAGAAACCCAGCAGTTCCTCGTCAAGCTGCTGGACATGTTAAATTTCCTGATTCCTCTGTATCACAAGGAAGGGAAAAGTCAAATTGTGATCGGCATAGGATGTACGGGCGGCAAGCATCGATCGGTTGCAATTGCGGAATACTTGGGACGAATGCTGGGCAGCAGTGATACGGAGATCGTGCGTGTCAGTCATCGTGATGCCGAGCGTGACCGCCATTAGCGGGGTGAAGCATTGATTCAGCGTACAAACAAGAAACAGAATCCGAGCATTGTTGTCATCGGTGGCGGTACTGGCCTCTCGGTTATGTTGCGCGGCCTCAAGGAGAAGCCGCTTGATATTACCGCCATTGTCACCGTCGCTGACGATGGGGGAAGCTCCGGCATTCTGCGCAACGAGCTTCATATGCCGCCCCCAGGCGACATTCGCAACGTATTAACCGCGCTTGCGGATGTGGAGCCGCTGCTGGCGGATATGTTAAACTATCGTTTCAACCATGGCAACGGGCTGGCGGGGCATAGCCTGGGCAATCTCATGCTGGCAGCGATGACGGACATCTCGGGGGATTTCGTCACCGGAGTGCGCGAGCTGAGCCGCGTATTGGCGGTGCGCGGGCGGGTTCTGCCGGCTGCGGGACAGTCGATCGTGCTGAAGGCAGAGATGAAGGATGGCTCTGTCGTCACCGGCGAATCAATGATCCCCAAGGCGCGCAGGCAGATCAAGCGAGTCATGATCGAGCCGGCTAATGTGGAGCCGTTGGAAGAGGCGGTGGAGGCATTGCGCGAGGCGGATGCGATTCTCGTCGGGCCGGGCAGCCTGTATACGAGCATTATTCCGAATCTGCTCGTGCCCAAGCTGGCACAGGCCATTGTGGAATCGAATGCGGTCAAGATATTTGTGTGCAATGTGATGACACAGCCTGGCGAGACGGATAATTATTCTGTCAGCGACCATCTGGAGGCGATCCATGCCCACATCGGTCATCATCTGTTTGACTATGTCATCGTGAATGACGGCGAGATTCCGCCGCAGGTACAGAGCAAGTATGCGGAGGAGGGGGCCAAGGCGGTTCATCTGGATCTGGAGGAAGTGAAGAAGCGGGGCTACCAGGTCATTGCTGACCGACTGGTGTTGTTTCGTACCTATCTCAGACATGATGCCGCGCGGCTAAGCCATCATATTTATCAGCTTGTTGAGAATTGGATGCAACGAAAGGGGTGAGCCCGCTTGTCTTTTGCGGCCCAAACCAAGAAGGAGCTGACCTTAATCGAGGCAGATTCCTGCTGCGAGAAGGCAGAGCTGGCAGCGCTGATTCGAATGAATGGCTCTGTTAATCTCGCCAACCGTAAGGTCATTCTGGATGTGTCAACAGAAAATGCTGCTATTGCGCGCAGGATCTATTCCTTGACGAAAAAGCTATTTGCTGTTCATACAGAGCTGCTTGTCCGCAAGAAGATGCGGTTGAAAAAAAATAACGTCTATATCGTTCGAATTCCGATGAGGGCTCAGGAGATGCTGGCTGAGCTTCACATTGTATCGGAAGGCTTTGTATTTCATCAAGGAATTGATCCGGAGCTGATTCGCAAGCCTTGCTGCAAACGCTCCTATCTGAGAGGCGCATTCCTGGCTGCTGGTTCGGTGAATAACCCAGAAGGCTCCTCCTATCATCTGGAGATCGCTTCGATGTATGAGGAGCAATGCTGCTCCATGGTGGATCTGGCGAATTCCTTCCATCTCAATGCCAGATGCATTGAGCGGAAGAAAGGCTTCATCTTCTACATTAAGGAAGGCGAGAAAATTATCGAGTTCCTTAATATTATCGGGGCGCACCAGGCATTGTTCAAATTCGAGGATGTACGAATTATGCGCGATATGCGTAACTCGGTCAACCGGATCGTGAACTGTGAGACGGCCAATCTGAACAAGACGATCGGGGCAGCCGTGCGGCAGATCGATAATATCAAGCTGATTCAGAAGGAGCTGGGACTGGATCATCTTCCTGACAAACTGAAGGAGGTTGCAGAGATTCGCCTGAAGCATCCGGATATGAATCTGAAGGAAGTTGGCGATCTGCTCAAGGTGAAAGTCAGCAAATCCGGGGTCAATCATCGATTGCGCAAGCTTGACGAACTTGCCGAGAAAATAAGGAACGGCTAAACTTTTCAACCTAGTGCTTCGGATGATATAATGTTATAATAATGCAAGCATATGGGCGGCGGCTGAGGCCGGCCCGGAAGGATCTACCGTGCCGGAATATACGGCAACTGTGGACATCTTGTTCACAGGCAGAGAAGACCGGGATGATTGGAACCGGTCTTTGGAATACAGGTATTAGATCGAAATAGTATAGGGGGTATGGTTTCCATGACAAGGCATCCTGTGGTCGTTCGTTTGAAGACAGGTCTCCATGCAAGACCGGCAGCGCTTTTTGTACAGGAAGCAAATAAATTTTCTTCCGAAGTGTTCGTGGAGAAGGACGACAAGAAAGTGAATGCCAAATCCATTATGGGTATTATGAGCTTGGCCATTAGCTCGGGCACTGAAGTACACATTAGTGCAGAGGGTTCGGACGCAGAACAGGCTGTAACCGCTTTAGTCAATCTGGTAAGCAAGGAAGAACTGGAGAACCAATAAGGCGGGTCTGACATAAGGAATGGATGAGAAGACCCCTTCGCCACTCACTCAGGCGAGGGGTTTTTGGCGTTTTTTTGAATTGAGGATTGCTATGGTATAAATTACAATATATAATAAAATTGCAAAATTAAATAAAAGAAAAAGGTTGGTGGTTATTTATGAAAAGGCTTTCATTTCTATTGTTAGTTGCTGCGGTGTTATGGCTGAACTTTACTCCTCCCTTGTCGACGTATGGGGCAGCCAGCTTTCCCAACACCGGCACGACAGGACTGACAGGCTTCGCAGGGAACGCGAAAAACGAATTTGGCGTATGGAAATCAGCCATTACTGGTGGGAAGAACGGTCAGATTGTGTACATTAGCAACTTGAACGATCTGCGCACCCATAGTGCAGGCTCGACTCCGAAGATTCTTGTCATCGAGAACAACATTTCCTCATCCACGCTGCAAAAAGTAAATTTCGGCTCCAACAAGACAATCGTCGGCTCCTACAACAATCACACGCTGACCAATATTCATTTCCGCTCTACCTCTAGCTCAGGCAATGTCATTTTTCAAAATCTTACCTTCCAGCACTCGGCTAACATCAATGCAAACGATGATATTCAGATGTACATTACGGCCGGGACCAATTACTGGATCGATCATTGTACGTTCGCAGGCCATGGCTACAACGCCAATGGTAGTGATCTGGACAAGCTGCTCTATATCGGCGACCGAGCCGATTATATTACCATTAGCAATTCCAAATTCTCGAATCACAGATATGGTCTAATACTGGGCCACCCGAATGATGGCAATAGCAGCTATAATGGGGTGCCCCATGTCACGCTGGCGAACAATTACTTTGAAAACCTGTATGTCCGCGGCCCAGGCCTTATGCGATACGGATATTTCCATGTCAAAAATAATTATGCAAATAATTTCAATCAGGCCATTACCATTGGTCAGGGAGCGCGGATCTATTCCGAGAACAACTACTTTGGCGCAGGGGCAGAAAAAGGCGGCATCCTCGATGACAAGGCGAATGGCGAGTTTACGGACTCGGGCAGCACACCTGCTCTGAACGCTCCCAGATCGCCTAGGACGAATTGGAGACCTAGCAGCAACTATAGCTATGAGGTTAGGGATGCCAATTATGCTCGCGAATTTGTAACCAAGTATGCCGGCTCCTCTAACACGACCCTTGTCTTTGGCAAGTAAATAGAATGAAGAAGACACCCCACCGCGGCTCATGTCCGAGGTGGGGTGTCTGGCGTTAGTATATTGTAGCGCACCCTAGGTTAACATGATGAAAAGCCGCACGTCATCGTGCGGCCATTCGCTATGAGTCGACAAGAGCGGCTTAGCCATTGCCCACTTCTCTTAATGGAATTTTACGCTGCTCCAATGCGCTTTCGATCAGTTGGATGAAATCCTCAGACAGACACATCGCCTTGGCTTCGCGATATACCTCCAGCAGATGCTCATCATTCAAGGGCTTCAGGAGTAGGGTTTTGTCGCTGTAGTCGCTGTATACAGGCTCTTTCGCAACAGAGAACCTGACTGAATAGCCGGAATCCTCCATATTGTAACGCTGCGAGGAACGACGGCTCCGATCCGTAGGCTTGATGAAATTACGCATGGATAGGAAGGGGTTTGAAATTTTCATAAGACGCAACTCCATTGTTAATGGTTTTCAAAAACAACCCTAGAGATGTATGAATATGGGAAGTTCTTCGTTTTTTTCATCTTACCATGAAATGGGTGCATCGTCTTGTCCGATTCAGTATGTTGAATTTTTCTTGACATCAAATATTGGCTATGATAAAGAGCCTGGAGGGACTAGCCTGCCAGGCTCTGAAATGCACTATTGCTTGGGTATATGCGCCATATCGCGATGCTGTACGGCTGCCTGCGTGAAGCGATGGAAGAAGCAAGCACAACTGCGGATAGCGTTCTGAGGCTGTGAAAACTCTAGATGCGTTCGATCACTTTGTCAACCAGACCGTACTCACGAGCTTCTTCAGCGCTCATGAAATAATCGCGATCGGTATCCTGCTCGATCTTGCTCAGCGGCTGTCCTGTGCGTTCAGCCAGAATACCATTGAGCTTGTCGCGCATCTTCAGGATGCGTCTGGCACGAATCTCGATGTCGCTGGCTTGCCCTTCGGCTCCACCGAGCGGCTGGTGAATCATCACTTCGCTGTTAGGCAGCGCATAGCGCTTGCCCTTGGCGCCTGCAGCGAGCAGGAATGCGCCCATGGAAGCTGCCATGCCGACACAGATCGTCGATACATCGGGCTTGATGAATTGCATGGTGTCGTAGATTGCCATCCCTGCAGTTATGGAACCTCCCGGACTGTTAATGTACAAGCTGATGTCCTTCTCCGGGTCATCGGCGGTCAGGAAGAGCATCTGAGCGATGATCGAATTGGCGACAACATCATTCACGCCGCTCCCCAAAAAGATAATCCGGTCCTTCAACAGACGGGAGTAGATGTCATAGGCGCGCTCTCCGCGGTTGCTTTGTTCAATGACCATTGGTACAAAATTCATATCCATCTGGACACGCCTCCATTCAAATAATTAGGATGTAAAATTATCATAACGGATTCCAAAACAAAAGTCAAAGATAGTCAGACATGAAAAATAAAAAAACCTGACGATACCGTCAGGAGTAGCTTGTGAAGTGGCGCGCCCGCGAGGAATCGAACCTCGATCTCAGGCTCCGGAGGCCTACGTCATATCCATTGGACCACGGGCGCATCTATATGACTTGCTGAGCACACTATAAGGTGCAGCGAGATTTATTATATGGGATAGATGAAAAAAAAGCAAGGGTCATGTCGAAAATAAATAAGCGGTGAAAACTTGAGTTGCATAACGGTATGAAATTCGATACAATGTAAGTGGGACTTAAAATGATACTGCGGGACGTTAATTGTCCTAATGTTCGTACCGTCCATAGCGCCCTTGCCGGGCTACAGGAGTGAACCCTATGCGCAATACCTTTGAACTGCAGAAGAGACTGATGCCTGATGTATTGGACATTATGAAGAAGCGGTATACCATTCTTCAGCAGGTCAGACACTCGAACCGGATTGGACGCAGGGCGCTTGCTACTTCACTCTCAATGACAGAAAGGGTGCTTCGGGCAGAGACCGACTTCCTCAAGTCCCAGGGCCTGCTCGATATTCAGAGCAATGGCATGGAGATTAGCGAGGCAGGCATCAAGCTGTTAGATGAACTGGAGCCAGAGGCTAAGGAGCTGTTCGGGCTCTCTGAGATGGAGGAGAAGCTTCGCCGCTATTTCCATCTGAAGCAGGTATGGGTTGTCGCGGGAGATTCCGATACGTCCGTGCATACGAAGAAGGAGCTAGGCAGAGCGGCCGCACAGGCGCTCAAGAAGGTGATGGGAAGCGATGATGTCATCGCCGTCACTGGAGGCACCACGCTCGCTCATGTCGCTGATCAGTTGCATTCCCATGTTCCGCTCAAGAGCATCCGG contains:
- the rapZ gene encoding RNase adapter RapZ — protein: MTTNSASLAKLIIITGMSGAGKTIAVQSLEDLGFFCVDNLPPVLIPKFAELIEQSKGKIGKVALVIDLRGREFFTALSESLSYIQDHYTIQCEILFLDATDSVLVQRYKETRRRHPLAPEGLPLEGIALERRLLEDLKGWANQVIDTSNIKPAQLKERIISRFSNMDKNGISVNVTSFGFKYGMPIDADLIYDVRFLPNPHYVEHLRPNTGQNPDVYEYVMKWPETQQFLVKLLDMLNFLIPLYHKEGKSQIVIGIGCTGGKHRSVAIAEYLGRMLGSSDTEIVRVSHRDAERDRH
- the clpP gene encoding ATP-dependent Clp endopeptidase proteolytic subunit ClpP — translated: MNFVPMVIEQSNRGERAYDIYSRLLKDRIIFLGSGVNDVVANSIIAQMLFLTADDPEKDISLYINSPGGSITAGMAIYDTMQFIKPDVSTICVGMAASMGAFLLAAGAKGKRYALPNSEVMIHQPLGGAEGQASDIEIRARRILKMRDKLNGILAERTGQPLSKIEQDTDRDYFMSAEEAREYGLVDKVIERI
- a CDS encoding gluconeogenesis factor YvcK family protein; this encodes MIQRTNKKQNPSIVVIGGGTGLSVMLRGLKEKPLDITAIVTVADDGGSSGILRNELHMPPPGDIRNVLTALADVEPLLADMLNYRFNHGNGLAGHSLGNLMLAAMTDISGDFVTGVRELSRVLAVRGRVLPAAGQSIVLKAEMKDGSVVTGESMIPKARRQIKRVMIEPANVEPLEEAVEALREADAILVGPGSLYTSIIPNLLVPKLAQAIVESNAVKIFVCNVMTQPGETDNYSVSDHLEAIHAHIGHHLFDYVIVNDGEIPPQVQSKYAEEGAKAVHLDLEEVKKRGYQVIADRLVLFRTYLRHDAARLSHHIYQLVENWMQRKG
- a CDS encoding HPr family phosphocarrier protein — encoded protein: MTRHPVVVRLKTGLHARPAALFVQEANKFSSEVFVEKDDKKVNAKSIMGIMSLAISSGTEVHISAEGSDAEQAVTALVNLVSKEELENQ
- the whiA gene encoding DNA-binding protein WhiA; translation: MSFAAQTKKELTLIEADSCCEKAELAALIRMNGSVNLANRKVILDVSTENAAIARRIYSLTKKLFAVHTELLVRKKMRLKKNNVYIVRIPMRAQEMLAELHIVSEGFVFHQGIDPELIRKPCCKRSYLRGAFLAAGSVNNPEGSSYHLEIASMYEEQCCSMVDLANSFHLNARCIERKKGFIFYIKEGEKIIEFLNIIGAHQALFKFEDVRIMRDMRNSVNRIVNCETANLNKTIGAAVRQIDNIKLIQKELGLDHLPDKLKEVAEIRLKHPDMNLKEVGDLLKVKVSKSGVNHRLRKLDELAEKIRNG
- a CDS encoding polysaccharide lyase family 1 protein — its product is MKRLSFLLLVAAVLWLNFTPPLSTYGAASFPNTGTTGLTGFAGNAKNEFGVWKSAITGGKNGQIVYISNLNDLRTHSAGSTPKILVIENNISSSTLQKVNFGSNKTIVGSYNNHTLTNIHFRSTSSSGNVIFQNLTFQHSANINANDDIQMYITAGTNYWIDHCTFAGHGYNANGSDLDKLLYIGDRADYITISNSKFSNHRYGLILGHPNDGNSSYNGVPHVTLANNYFENLYVRGPGLMRYGYFHVKNNYANNFNQAITIGQGARIYSENNYFGAGAEKGGILDDKANGEFTDSGSTPALNAPRSPRTNWRPSSNYSYEVRDANYAREFVTKYAGSSNTTLVFGK
- a CDS encoding sporulation histidine kinase inhibitor Sda gives rise to the protein MKISNPFLSMRNFIKPTDRSRRSSQRYNMEDSGYSVRFSVAKEPVYSDYSDKTLLLKPLNDEHLLEVYREAKAMCLSEDFIQLIESALEQRKIPLREVGNG